From a region of the Haloferax volcanii DS2 genome:
- a CDS encoding PRC-barrel domain-containing protein produces the protein MDGTPEEITTLVGREVYSNNGVFVGEVEDVRLDLDHETVTGLALTALNDELFRNQIEPGKGVLIPYRWVRAVGDVILINDVIERLKNPEEDEESLVA, from the coding sequence ATGGACGGGACGCCCGAAGAGATTACGACGCTCGTAGGCCGAGAGGTCTACTCGAACAACGGTGTGTTCGTCGGCGAGGTCGAAGACGTCCGCCTCGACTTGGACCACGAGACGGTCACCGGCCTCGCGCTGACGGCGCTGAACGACGAACTGTTCCGTAACCAGATCGAACCGGGGAAGGGCGTTCTCATCCCGTATCGGTGGGTCCGCGCCGTCGGCGACGTCATCCTCATCAACGACGTCATCGAACGCCTGAAGAACCCAGAAGAAGACGAAGAGTCGCTGGTCGCCTGA
- a CDS encoding Nramp family divalent metal transporter: MSDGRPGSDADGSARSDALDDSDDSDESNPHPSASAPSTEPSVAGGDDVYASEVEGKQYRGTWYLPLRYEELEESDDSDDYPESGEGGSFRLADLPRVPRVGHVVGPSAIMLGASLGSGETLFWPVLTAQYGWAVFWAFVVGVFTQFLINTELQRWTLATGESIFRAFARVGSYWPWAFLVGGLISLGWPGWAAGAAQVATTALGLDGTVALFGASLATWKLVAAALMGVIWLSYQVSSVMYNAVEVFQIGLLFVAIGAALLLVAVTGSWVEFADLPAAAGSVGTLPEGLDIAVFLGGLAFAGAGGYLNLSQSLWMREKGYGMGNYQGRVKNPLRGDDPEPIERDGFAFRPTLTNLRRWRGWWRVVQLEHLLTFAFGLLLVAPALMSVAMRYASGSTANAIQMWLGDVVPLLGPVGSFLVFSVLFVALFTTEYAIVESFVRNSADALYESYGREAGWDLPKLFWRLLTAFCVWGVVIILLFSSPFEGQEPFFFLVVGAAMSGVMMWPYTALVLVMNTTRLPEHVQPGWARVVGMWWATGFYGYFSVLLIGTWLNGLGVATFRTVPTVIGSGTGGYLLWAGYFAVQAYAVAKSAAGKREAAGTVADADEAVGRFS, from the coding sequence GTGAGCGACGGTCGCCCCGGTTCCGACGCCGACGGGTCCGCGCGGTCGGACGCGCTCGACGACTCGGACGACTCGGACGAGTCTAACCCGCACCCCTCGGCGTCCGCGCCCTCGACGGAGCCGAGCGTCGCCGGCGGCGACGACGTCTACGCCTCCGAAGTCGAGGGAAAACAGTACCGCGGGACGTGGTATCTCCCGCTTCGCTACGAGGAGTTGGAGGAGTCCGACGACTCGGACGACTACCCCGAATCGGGCGAAGGCGGGTCGTTCCGCCTCGCTGATCTCCCGCGCGTCCCGCGGGTCGGCCACGTCGTCGGCCCCTCGGCCATCATGCTCGGGGCGTCGCTCGGGAGCGGCGAGACGCTCTTTTGGCCGGTGTTGACCGCGCAGTACGGTTGGGCGGTGTTCTGGGCGTTCGTCGTCGGCGTCTTCACGCAGTTCCTCATCAACACGGAGCTTCAGCGCTGGACGCTCGCCACCGGCGAGAGTATCTTCCGCGCGTTCGCACGCGTGGGGTCGTACTGGCCGTGGGCGTTCCTCGTCGGCGGGCTCATCAGCCTCGGCTGGCCCGGGTGGGCCGCCGGCGCGGCGCAGGTCGCCACGACGGCGCTCGGACTCGACGGGACGGTGGCGCTGTTCGGGGCGTCGCTCGCGACGTGGAAACTCGTCGCCGCCGCCCTCATGGGCGTCATCTGGCTCTCGTACCAGGTGTCGTCGGTCATGTACAACGCCGTCGAGGTGTTCCAAATCGGCCTCCTGTTCGTCGCCATCGGCGCGGCCCTGCTCCTCGTCGCCGTTACCGGCTCGTGGGTCGAGTTCGCTGACCTCCCCGCGGCCGCGGGGTCGGTCGGAACGCTCCCCGAGGGGCTGGACATCGCGGTCTTCCTCGGCGGCCTCGCCTTCGCCGGCGCGGGCGGCTACCTCAACCTCTCCCAGAGCCTCTGGATGCGAGAGAAGGGCTACGGCATGGGCAACTATCAGGGGCGCGTGAAGAACCCGCTCCGCGGCGACGACCCCGAACCCATCGAGCGCGACGGCTTCGCGTTCCGCCCGACGCTGACGAACCTCCGCCGCTGGCGCGGCTGGTGGCGCGTCGTTCAACTCGAACACCTGCTCACGTTCGCGTTCGGCCTGCTCCTCGTCGCCCCCGCGCTGATGAGCGTCGCCATGCGCTACGCCTCGGGGTCGACCGCCAACGCCATCCAGATGTGGCTCGGCGACGTCGTCCCGCTTTTAGGCCCGGTCGGCTCGTTTCTCGTCTTCTCCGTCCTCTTCGTCGCGCTGTTTACCACCGAGTACGCCATCGTCGAGTCGTTCGTCCGCAACAGCGCCGACGCGCTCTACGAGTCCTACGGCCGCGAGGCCGGCTGGGACCTCCCGAAACTGTTCTGGCGGCTCCTCACCGCTTTCTGCGTCTGGGGCGTCGTCATCATCCTCCTGTTTAGCTCGCCGTTCGAGGGCCAAGAGCCGTTTTTCTTCCTCGTCGTCGGGGCCGCGATGTCCGGTGTGATGATGTGGCCCTACACCGCGCTCGTCCTCGTGATGAACACGACGCGGCTCCCCGAACACGTCCAGCCCGGCTGGGCGCGCGTCGTCGGCATGTGGTGGGCGACGGGCTTCTACGGCTACTTCAGCGTCCTCCTCATCGGGACGTGGCTCAACGGCCTCGGGGTCGCGACGTTCCGAACGGTCCCGACGGTCATCGGGAGCGGGACCGGCGGCTACCTCCTCTGGGCGGGCTACTTCGCCGTGCAGGCCTACGCGGTGGCGAAGTCCGCCGCCGGAAAGCGCGAGGCGGCCGGCACGGTCGCCGACGCGGACGAGGCGGTCGGCCGGTTCTCCTGA
- a CDS encoding helix-turn-helix domain-containing protein, whose amino-acid sequence MGDESRARSRNEHGQYVGRISLDAVLEVFEARDDAARPLTATDVMEALDCSRRTAHNKLNELEARGDLATRKVGARSRVFWIPMPARGEPTAGRAADSTDSASTAETAATDEVEADGSDDLDHPPAVSSAIERADLPGSGPMLDARREALSAAYQYLTDHPEAKKADFLRDVYYDYPAGFESAEGWWNAIQPALKQLPGVDPPEERGHIWHFLGG is encoded by the coding sequence ATGGGCGATGAGTCTCGCGCGCGCTCTCGGAACGAGCACGGACAGTACGTGGGACGCATCTCGCTGGATGCCGTCTTGGAGGTGTTCGAGGCGCGCGACGACGCCGCTCGCCCCCTGACCGCCACCGACGTGATGGAGGCGCTCGACTGCTCGCGGCGTACCGCGCACAACAAACTGAACGAACTCGAAGCACGCGGCGACCTCGCGACCCGGAAAGTCGGCGCTCGGAGCCGGGTGTTCTGGATTCCGATGCCCGCCCGCGGGGAGCCGACTGCGGGGCGGGCCGCCGACTCGACTGACTCGGCTTCGACCGCCGAAACCGCGGCCACGGACGAGGTGGAGGCCGACGGTTCTGACGACCTCGACCACCCGCCCGCCGTCTCGTCGGCCATCGAGCGCGCCGACCTGCCGGGGAGCGGCCCGATGCTCGACGCTCGCCGCGAGGCGCTGTCGGCGGCGTACCAGTACCTCACCGACCACCCGGAGGCGAAGAAGGCGGATTTCCTGCGGGACGTGTACTACGACTACCCCGCCGGCTTCGAGTCCGCCGAGGGCTGGTGGAACGCGATTCAGCCGGCGCTCAAGCAACTGCCCGGCGTCGACCCGCCGGAAGAGCGCGGCCACATCTGGCACTTCCTCGGCGGGTAG
- a CDS encoding LutC/YkgG family protein — MSTGTVATFEDSLERLEVGWTHASPDGLADVLEEHCPEPAVGVELPYDGVDLPDWVNTDPTPADLRGANAGVTAAGLGIADYGSVVVQGTPDGIEPVSLFGDLHIAVLRRSDIVPGMPEAFDWLGEEFRTGHSSAIIATGPSATADMGALVKGAHGPKDVHVVILDE; from the coding sequence ATGTCAACCGGCACGGTTGCAACGTTCGAGGACTCGCTCGAACGACTCGAAGTAGGCTGGACACACGCGTCGCCCGACGGGCTGGCGGACGTACTCGAAGAACACTGTCCGGAGCCGGCCGTCGGCGTGGAACTCCCGTACGACGGCGTCGACCTCCCCGACTGGGTGAACACCGACCCAACCCCCGCGGACCTCCGCGGGGCGAACGCGGGCGTCACGGCGGCCGGTCTGGGTATCGCGGACTACGGGAGCGTCGTCGTGCAGGGCACGCCCGACGGCATCGAACCCGTGAGCCTGTTCGGCGACCTCCACATCGCCGTTCTCCGGCGGTCGGACATCGTCCCCGGAATGCCCGAGGCGTTCGACTGGCTGGGCGAGGAGTTCCGCACGGGCCACTCCTCGGCCATCATCGCCACCGGCCCCAGCGCCACCGCCGACATGGGCGCGCTGGTGAAAGGAGCGCACGGCCCGAAGGACGTCCACGTGGTGATTCTCGATGAGTAA
- a CDS encoding LUD domain-containing protein: MSKAREAKAAKIRQLMETEGDAVGTSTRGFNEGRYESVQSLDDYEGLKSEARAIKEDAIERLPELIDQLRETVESNGGTLYIADDAADANRYVREVCEDKEAERVVKSKSMTSEEIEVNEDLEAADIDVVETDLGEWVLQVADESPSHIVAPAIHKSRDAIADLFNETFEPDEPLETAEELTMFAREQLGDLIEGADVGMTGANFITADTGTMALVTSEGNARKTAVVPDTHVAVAGVEKVIPTVEDLRPFVELIGKSGTGQDITSYISLLTPPVESPTVDFDAPDTPLSETETDRDFHLVLIDNGRFDMREDDQLRETLYCIRCSACSNVCANFQHVGGHAFGGETYSGGIGTGWEAGVEGLDSAAEFNDLCTGCSRCTTACPVEIDIPWINTVVRDRVNRGEVSELDWLVEGLTPDEEPGGVSLQKRFFGNFETAAKVGSFFAPVSNWAAGLGVSRDLMERFLGIDARRELPEFQRETLKDWFESRTSRVDDPVRTAVLYPDVYTNHVQVERGKAAVRALEALGVDVVVPDVRSSGRAPLSQGMIATAEDHAHDVYAGLAEHIDDGRDIVVIEPSDLAMFQSEYEKFLPEKSFERISEASYEVMEYVFGLLDNGADADALSAGAGEEIAYHSHCQQRTLGLEGHTEAVLSDLGYDVATSDVECCGMAGSFGYKSEYYELSVDVGSELRGQFQTDENRDRTVVASGTSCLEQLDSLLSRPTQHPIQLVAPRR; this comes from the coding sequence ATGAGTAAGGCGCGCGAGGCCAAGGCGGCGAAGATTCGACAGCTGATGGAGACCGAGGGCGACGCCGTCGGCACGAGCACCCGCGGATTCAACGAGGGCCGCTACGAGTCGGTCCAGTCGCTCGACGACTACGAGGGGCTGAAGTCGGAGGCGCGGGCCATCAAGGAAGACGCCATCGAACGCCTCCCCGAACTCATCGACCAACTGCGCGAGACGGTCGAATCCAACGGTGGCACGCTCTACATCGCCGACGACGCGGCCGACGCGAATCGGTACGTCCGCGAGGTCTGCGAGGACAAGGAGGCCGAACGCGTCGTCAAGTCGAAGTCGATGACATCCGAAGAAATCGAGGTCAACGAGGACCTCGAAGCCGCCGACATCGACGTGGTCGAGACCGACCTCGGCGAGTGGGTCTTGCAGGTCGCAGACGAGTCGCCGTCGCACATCGTCGCGCCCGCCATCCACAAGTCGCGGGACGCTATCGCCGACCTGTTCAACGAGACGTTCGAGCCCGACGAGCCCCTCGAAACCGCGGAGGAACTCACCATGTTCGCCCGCGAACAGCTCGGCGACCTCATTGAGGGTGCGGACGTGGGGATGACCGGCGCGAACTTCATCACCGCCGACACCGGCACGATGGCGCTCGTCACCTCCGAGGGCAACGCCCGGAAGACGGCTGTCGTCCCCGACACGCACGTCGCGGTCGCCGGCGTCGAGAAGGTCATCCCGACCGTCGAGGACCTCCGGCCCTTCGTCGAACTCATCGGCAAGTCGGGGACGGGACAGGACATCACCTCCTACATCTCGCTTCTGACGCCGCCGGTCGAGTCGCCAACCGTCGATTTCGACGCCCCCGACACGCCGCTTTCGGAGACCGAGACGGACCGCGATTTCCACCTCGTTCTCATCGACAACGGGCGGTTCGACATGCGCGAGGACGACCAACTCCGCGAGACGCTCTACTGCATCCGGTGTTCGGCGTGTTCCAACGTCTGCGCCAACTTCCAGCACGTCGGCGGCCACGCCTTCGGCGGCGAGACCTACTCCGGCGGCATCGGCACCGGCTGGGAGGCCGGCGTCGAGGGCCTCGACAGCGCCGCCGAGTTCAACGACCTCTGTACCGGTTGTAGCCGGTGCACCACCGCCTGTCCGGTCGAAATCGATATCCCGTGGATTAACACGGTCGTCCGCGACCGGGTCAACCGCGGCGAGGTGTCCGAACTCGACTGGCTCGTCGAGGGGCTCACCCCCGACGAGGAGCCCGGCGGCGTCAGCCTCCAGAAGCGCTTCTTCGGCAACTTCGAAACGGCCGCGAAGGTCGGGAGCTTCTTCGCCCCGGTCTCCAACTGGGCCGCCGGCCTCGGCGTCTCTCGGGACCTCATGGAGCGGTTCCTCGGCATCGACGCCCGCCGCGAACTCCCCGAATTCCAGCGCGAGACGCTGAAAGACTGGTTCGAGAGCCGCACCTCGCGTGTCGACGACCCGGTCCGCACCGCCGTGCTCTACCCCGACGTGTACACGAATCACGTGCAGGTCGAACGCGGGAAGGCTGCCGTCCGCGCCCTCGAAGCCCTCGGCGTCGACGTCGTCGTCCCCGACGTTCGCTCGTCGGGCCGCGCGCCGCTCTCGCAGGGCATGATTGCGACCGCGGAGGACCACGCCCACGACGTGTACGCCGGCCTCGCCGAGCACATCGACGACGGCCGCGACATCGTCGTCATCGAGCCCTCTGACTTGGCGATGTTCCAAAGCGAGTACGAGAAGTTCCTCCCCGAGAAGTCCTTCGAGCGCATCTCCGAGGCCAGCTACGAGGTCATGGAGTACGTCTTCGGCCTGCTGGACAACGGCGCTGACGCCGACGCGCTGTCGGCGGGCGCGGGCGAGGAAATCGCCTACCACAGCCACTGCCAGCAGCGCACCCTCGGCCTCGAAGGCCACACCGAGGCCGTCCTCTCGGACCTCGGCTACGACGTCGCCACCTCCGACGTGGAGTGCTGCGGCATGGCCGGCTCGTTCGGCTACAAATCCGAGTACTACGAACTCAGCGTCGATGTCGGCTCCGAGCTACGGGGACAGTTCCAGACCGACGAGAACAGAGACCGCACGGTCGTCGCCAGCGGCACCTCCTGTCTGGAACAGCTCGATTCGCTCCTCAGCCGGCCGACGCAACACCCGATTCAACTGGTCGCACCGCGGCGGTAA
- a CDS encoding L-lactate permease, whose protein sequence is MVSATNALIALLPLITIAYLMVGRYWPATRAMPVAWVVAIGAGVLGWGMTPQWIIASTINGFITASNILYIVFGAILLLYTLKQTGAFDAINNGFASISEDRRVQVVMLVFLMGSFIEAAAGFGTPAAIVGPLLVGLGFPPLAAVVVALTGNLMAITFGAVGTPLIIGMIDIFDDVPVITNALDAQGMGVEQWVSEIAVFAAMNHVVVGVVLPFIGVAMMTRFFGEERSIKPALEVLPLTLFAWASFSVPYFLTAYFLGPVFPGLVGAMVGLLLTVSALKAGFFHPDEEWDFAPQTEWPDHWVGDIQPGETSQRGGAVAADGGAVKQMSLWKAWTPYVLVAALLVVTRVFDPLTSFLTSNLVFEYADIWGTGLAGDFQLLYLPGAVFLVVHAVTIGLHDMDARQVKATWAETVEKVTPAVVALLFAVATVQIMLQSGNATGTDSMLIVLSEGMAGIAGGVYPFFAAFVGAFGAFLAGSNTVSDILFGTFQYGVADQIGTPKTVMLGAQAVGGAIGNLIAVHNVVAALAVVGLVGEEGRVIRLELIPLLYYGTATGVLTLLFSYVLFPGVF, encoded by the coding sequence ATGGTTAGCGCGACGAACGCGCTCATCGCACTGCTCCCGCTCATCACCATCGCCTATCTGATGGTCGGGCGGTACTGGCCCGCGACGCGGGCGATGCCCGTCGCGTGGGTCGTCGCAATCGGAGCCGGCGTCCTCGGCTGGGGCATGACGCCGCAGTGGATTATCGCCTCGACCATCAACGGCTTCATCACCGCCTCGAACATCCTGTACATCGTCTTCGGCGCGATTCTGCTCCTGTACACGCTCAAGCAGACGGGCGCGTTCGACGCCATCAACAACGGCTTCGCCTCCATCAGCGAGGACCGCCGCGTACAGGTCGTCATGCTCGTGTTCCTCATGGGGTCGTTCATCGAGGCGGCCGCCGGCTTCGGCACGCCCGCGGCAATCGTCGGCCCGCTCCTCGTGGGCCTCGGCTTCCCGCCGCTCGCGGCCGTCGTCGTCGCGCTGACGGGGAACCTCATGGCCATCACCTTCGGCGCGGTCGGCACGCCCCTCATCATCGGGATGATAGACATCTTCGACGACGTGCCGGTCATCACGAACGCGCTCGACGCGCAGGGCATGGGCGTCGAACAGTGGGTCTCCGAAATCGCCGTCTTCGCGGCGATGAACCACGTCGTCGTCGGCGTTGTGCTCCCCTTCATCGGCGTCGCCATGATGACGCGCTTCTTCGGCGAGGAGCGCTCCATCAAGCCGGCGCTCGAAGTGCTGCCCCTCACGCTGTTCGCGTGGGCGTCCTTCTCGGTGCCGTACTTCCTGACGGCCTACTTCCTCGGCCCGGTGTTCCCCGGCCTCGTCGGCGCGATGGTCGGACTGCTCCTCACCGTCTCCGCGCTCAAAGCCGGCTTCTTCCACCCCGACGAGGAGTGGGACTTCGCGCCGCAGACCGAGTGGCCAGACCACTGGGTCGGTGACATCCAACCCGGCGAGACGAGCCAGCGCGGCGGCGCGGTCGCCGCCGACGGCGGAGCCGTCAAGCAGATGTCGCTGTGGAAGGCGTGGACGCCGTACGTCCTCGTCGCGGCGCTCCTCGTTGTCACCCGCGTGTTCGACCCGCTGACGAGCTTCCTCACGTCGAATCTCGTCTTCGAGTACGCGGATATCTGGGGTACGGGGTTGGCCGGCGACTTCCAACTGCTCTACCTGCCCGGCGCGGTGTTCCTCGTGGTCCACGCCGTCACCATCGGCCTCCACGACATGGACGCGAGACAGGTCAAAGCGACGTGGGCGGAGACCGTCGAGAAAGTCACTCCGGCGGTCGTCGCGCTGTTGTTCGCGGTCGCGACCGTCCAAATCATGCTCCAGTCGGGGAACGCCACGGGCACCGACAGCATGCTCATCGTCCTCTCGGAGGGCATGGCCGGTATCGCGGGGGGCGTCTACCCGTTCTTCGCCGCCTTCGTGGGCGCGTTCGGCGCGTTCCTCGCGGGGTCGAACACCGTCTCCGACATCCTGTTCGGCACCTTCCAGTACGGCGTCGCTGACCAAATCGGCACGCCGAAGACCGTCATGCTGGGCGCGCAGGCGGTCGGCGGGGCCATCGGCAACCTCATCGCCGTCCACAACGTCGTCGCCGCGCTCGCGGTCGTCGGCCTCGTCGGCGAGGAGGGCCGCGTCATCCGCCTCGAACTCATCCCGCTTCTGTACTACGGGACCGCGACCGGCGTCCTCACGCTCCTGTTCAGCTACGTGCTGTTCCCGGGCGTGTTCTGA
- a CDS encoding MFS transporter has protein sequence MDRTRLRFWTLYLTRFAGGFGFITLVTLLPKYINELDPGAVAVPELALGGLALGGFSLSRGFVIGMFTTGFTLAQTVAVVPLSWAGDRYDKRLVLAGTVGLGAVVYAAFPLVDSSLSFILARAAQGVAVTGAGLMSLALVGELAREGTRANHIGKANAARFAASILGSVSAGILYDLFGFTPIFIVITILLTIAVVAIWVFLPPDETRIRGFPFTDLALNERILTMATFRVQYAVAVTLVRTWVPIYAGVSAASGGLAYGGIAVAATVVAEKFTNMLCQPYTGRISDGYGRARFVFVGGGLYGLIALAVPFSPAVGEALALPAAFPVLGPLSPAFLPLVGLAGLLGVADSLREPASMALFADEGSGGAGVASSFGIRELLWRPGSVVAPLLGGYLMAEVGMEWVFFVGGATAITGVLAFLAALTWSHGTDALTAW, from the coding sequence ATGGACCGCACCCGTCTCAGATTCTGGACGTTGTATCTCACTCGGTTCGCCGGGGGGTTCGGCTTCATCACGCTCGTCACCCTCCTCCCGAAGTACATCAACGAACTCGACCCGGGTGCGGTCGCCGTCCCCGAACTCGCGCTCGGCGGGCTCGCACTCGGCGGGTTCTCCCTCTCTCGTGGCTTCGTCATCGGGATGTTCACCACCGGCTTCACGCTCGCCCAGACCGTCGCCGTCGTGCCCTTGTCGTGGGCCGGCGACCGCTACGACAAACGCCTCGTGCTCGCGGGGACGGTCGGCCTCGGCGCGGTCGTCTACGCCGCGTTCCCGCTCGTCGACTCCAGTCTCTCGTTTATCCTCGCGCGGGCCGCACAGGGCGTCGCCGTCACCGGCGCGGGGCTGATGTCGCTCGCGCTCGTCGGCGAACTCGCCCGCGAGGGAACGCGCGCGAACCACATCGGGAAGGCGAACGCCGCCCGCTTCGCGGCCTCCATCCTCGGTAGCGTCAGCGCCGGTATCCTCTACGACCTGTTCGGCTTCACGCCCATCTTCATCGTCATCACGATTCTCCTGACCATCGCCGTCGTCGCCATCTGGGTGTTTCTCCCGCCGGACGAGACCCGCATTCGCGGCTTTCCGTTCACGGACCTCGCGCTCAACGAGCGCATCCTGACGATGGCGACGTTCCGCGTCCAGTACGCCGTCGCCGTCACCCTCGTTCGGACGTGGGTCCCCATCTACGCCGGCGTGTCGGCGGCCTCCGGCGGTCTCGCCTACGGCGGCATCGCCGTCGCCGCGACCGTCGTCGCCGAGAAGTTTACCAACATGCTCTGCCAGCCCTACACCGGCCGCATCTCCGACGGCTACGGCCGGGCGCGGTTCGTCTTCGTCGGCGGCGGCCTCTACGGCCTCATCGCGCTCGCCGTCCCCTTCTCGCCCGCGGTCGGCGAGGCGCTCGCGCTCCCCGCGGCGTTCCCCGTCCTCGGCCCGCTCTCGCCCGCGTTCCTCCCGCTCGTCGGCCTCGCGGGTCTGCTCGGCGTCGCCGACAGCCTCCGCGAACCGGCCAGCATGGCGCTGTTCGCCGACGAGGGCTCCGGCGGCGCGGGCGTCGCCAGTAGCTTCGGCATCCGCGAACTCCTCTGGCGACCCGGCAGCGTCGTCGCTCCCCTCCTCGGCGGCTATCTCATGGCCGAAGTCGGCATGGAGTGGGTGTTCTTCGTCGGCGGCGCGACGGCCATCACCGGCGTCCTCGCCTTCCTCGCGGCCCTGACGTGGTCCCACGGGACCGACGCGCTCACGGCGTGGTAG
- a CDS encoding DHH family phosphoesterase: MSAGVSISSMSTYAILGCGSVGHAVAEELTDEGKDVLILDKDESRVEALRDQDLNAQTTDIADPELADAVVGRDVILILSSDVEANKAAVSTIRDRDEDQFIVVRASDPVSEDELTKLGADVVINPSEVIADSALRSVESGELEYKARQLADILRDTDHGMAILTHDNPDPDSLASAVALQAIAREYDVEADILYSGDMGHQENRAFVNILGIELTPRSDSKPLQEYGAVALVDHMKSGMPDLGDADITVFIDHFEPDDGIDARFTDVRPNVSSTSTILTKYIQEFDLSPSQAVATALLYGIRAETLDFKRDTTPADLTAAAYLYPFADHDTLEKVESPSMSPETLDVLAEAIQNRDVQGSHLVSNAGFIRDRDALTQAAQHLLNLEGITTTAVFGIADDTIYLAARSKDIRMNIGKILSDAFTGIGEAGGHSTQGSVEIPLGIFTGIESNDDNRDTLLQLTEEAVKRKLFRAMGVEGSESGNGS, from the coding sequence ATGAGTGCAGGGGTCAGCATTTCCTCGATGTCTACGTACGCGATACTCGGCTGCGGGAGCGTCGGGCACGCGGTCGCCGAGGAACTGACAGACGAGGGAAAAGACGTCCTCATCCTCGACAAGGACGAAAGCCGCGTCGAAGCCCTGCGCGACCAGGATTTGAACGCGCAGACCACGGACATCGCCGACCCGGAGCTCGCCGACGCCGTCGTCGGACGCGACGTGATTCTCATCCTCTCGTCGGACGTCGAGGCCAACAAGGCCGCCGTCTCGACCATCCGCGACCGCGACGAAGACCAGTTCATCGTCGTCCGCGCTTCGGACCCCGTCTCCGAGGACGAACTGACGAAGCTCGGTGCCGACGTGGTCATCAACCCCTCCGAGGTCATCGCGGACTCCGCGCTCCGAAGCGTCGAGTCCGGCGAACTCGAATACAAGGCCCGCCAACTGGCCGATATCCTGCGCGACACCGACCACGGGATGGCAATCCTCACCCACGACAACCCCGACCCCGACTCGCTCGCCTCGGCGGTCGCCCTCCAAGCCATCGCCCGCGAGTACGACGTCGAGGCCGACATCCTCTACTCGGGCGATATGGGCCATCAGGAGAACCGGGCGTTCGTGAACATCCTCGGCATCGAACTCACCCCGCGGAGTGACTCGAAACCGCTCCAAGAGTACGGCGCGGTCGCGCTCGTCGACCACATGAAGTCGGGAATGCCCGACCTCGGCGATGCCGACATCACGGTCTTTATCGACCACTTCGAACCCGACGACGGCATCGACGCCCGCTTTACCGACGTGCGGCCGAACGTCTCTTCGACCTCGACGATTCTCACGAAGTACATTCAGGAGTTCGACCTCAGCCCATCACAGGCGGTGGCAACGGCGCTCCTCTACGGGATTCGCGCCGAGACGCTCGACTTCAAGCGCGACACGACGCCCGCCGACCTGACCGCGGCGGCGTATCTCTACCCCTTCGCTGACCACGATACCCTGGAGAAAGTGGAGTCGCCGTCGATGTCGCCGGAGACGCTGGACGTGCTCGCCGAGGCCATCCAGAACCGCGACGTACAGGGCTCGCATCTCGTCTCGAACGCGGGGTTCATCCGCGACCGCGACGCGCTGACGCAGGCGGCCCAGCACCTCCTCAATCTGGAGGGCATCACCACGACGGCGGTGTTCGGCATCGCCGACGATACCATCTACCTCGCGGCGCGGTCGAAGGACATCCGCATGAACATCGGGAAGATTCTGAGCGACGCCTTCACCGGCATCGGTGAGGCCGGCGGCCACTCCACGCAGGGGTCGGTCGAGATTCCGCTCGGCATCTTCACGGGCATCGAGTCCAACGACGACAACCGCGACACGCTCTTGCAGCTCACCGAAGAGGCGGTAAAGCGCAAGCTCTTCCGTGCGATGGGCGTCGAGGGCAGCGAGAGCGGAAACGGGAGTTAG